The following are encoded in a window of Bradyrhizobium guangdongense genomic DNA:
- a CDS encoding helix-turn-helix domain-containing protein produces MQTPDKLNDGQLSDEQSREVADTIREEIARRRISRQALAEQAKLSLSTLEKALGGRRPFTLATTVRLEQALGVSLRKSAAAPSPTAGSDVAPDSLGAYSHRAVTWLEGVFVTLRPSFGDKDAIFAYRTEIVWEPNVSSLVFREGERTDAAYEHTGEVAVPHQSGFIYLVINKHGQHRVITVSRPTVAGEMYGIISTLRAGPGSQLTPVAAPIAYVPLRNVAKPSWGRVGPDDANHPLYRDHLRRTVDESFALFLPVSAPLQAEQKK; encoded by the coding sequence ATGCAGACGCCGGATAAACTTAACGACGGGCAGCTTTCGGACGAGCAGAGCCGCGAGGTCGCGGACACCATCCGCGAAGAAATCGCGAGGCGTCGGATCTCGCGCCAGGCGCTGGCCGAGCAGGCCAAGCTCAGCCTGTCGACGCTGGAGAAGGCGCTCGGCGGTCGCCGTCCGTTCACGCTGGCCACCACGGTCCGGCTGGAGCAGGCGCTGGGCGTCTCCTTGCGCAAGAGCGCCGCTGCACCGTCGCCCACGGCCGGTAGCGATGTCGCACCCGACAGCCTCGGCGCATATTCGCATCGCGCCGTCACCTGGCTCGAAGGCGTCTTCGTGACGCTGCGGCCTTCATTCGGGGACAAGGATGCGATCTTCGCCTACCGCACCGAGATCGTCTGGGAGCCGAACGTCTCCTCCCTGGTGTTTCGTGAGGGCGAGCGCACCGATGCGGCCTACGAGCATACCGGAGAGGTTGCGGTGCCGCACCAGTCCGGCTTCATCTATCTCGTCATCAACAAGCACGGCCAGCATCGCGTCATCACGGTGTCGCGGCCGACGGTGGCCGGCGAGATGTACGGCATCATCTCGACCCTGCGCGCCGGTCCGGGGTCGCAGCTCACGCCCGTTGCGGCGCCGATCGCCTACGTGCCGCTCAGAAACGTGGCAAAGCCGTCTTGGGGACGGGTCGGGCCCGATGATGCCAATCATCCGCTTTATCGCGATCATCTGCGTCGCACGGTCGACGAGTCTTTTGCGCTGTTCCTGCCCGTCAGTGCGCCTTTGCAGGCGGAGCAAAAGAAATAG
- a CDS encoding marine proteobacterial sortase target protein: protein MDTYDTVDSDEHPDEHLWLDRLIKVGLFLLAQSIAVLLVSFVALLVSFETSWSATTQQASLLQPGDVRSGTLLLKNDSATTEAVRLGIDVDITVSGPTLRTRVTQAFRNSTKDWVEATYVYPLASDGAVDTLKMVVGDRIIVGDIKERQKARVIYEQARRAGQKAALTEQERPNIFTNSVANIGPGETVLVQIEYQEPVHQSGNEYSLRLPLVVGPRYNPAPLVQSADFRKDGTGWGATTSDPVPDRDRISPPVLDPARNAPVNPTSITVHLNAGFALGEVKSQHHKVKIESPDNATRVITLAEGAVPADRDFELTWKPAAQQAPSVGLFREHVGNADYLLAFVTPPAAEQATQKPLPREVVFVIDNSGSMGGTSIEQAKASLLYALGRLKPNDRFNVIRFDDTMDVLFPTSVPADNAHLGEATSFVSALQARGGTEMVPAMRAALTDKLGDTNMVRQIVFLTDGAIGNEQQLFETITAMRGRSRIFMVGIGSAPNTYLMTRAAELGRGAFTHIGSVEQVEERMRGLFAKLENPAVTGLTARFSEAKADVTPTIIPDVYRDEPLVLAAKLDKLAGSLEIKGRVGDRPWSVTLPLQNAAQGKGLSKLWARRKIGDAEVARTLREMTPEDTDKTILALALDHQIVTRLTSLVAVDKTPSRPEGAPLKLSELPINLPAGWDFEKVFGERPQLTPTQLRERRADAGQPAARRSAPVTPDAIRLPKTGTSAELKMIAGLVMIALALILFVFNRRRTLLTGAA from the coding sequence ATGGACACTTACGACACGGTCGACAGCGACGAACACCCGGACGAGCACCTTTGGCTGGACAGGCTGATCAAGGTCGGTCTGTTTCTGCTGGCGCAAAGCATTGCCGTGCTCCTGGTCAGTTTCGTCGCCCTGCTGGTGAGCTTCGAAACCTCGTGGTCGGCGACGACGCAGCAGGCCAGCCTGCTCCAGCCCGGCGATGTCAGGTCCGGCACCCTCCTCCTGAAGAACGACAGTGCCACGACCGAAGCCGTCCGGCTCGGGATCGACGTCGACATCACGGTGTCAGGCCCGACGCTGCGCACGCGCGTCACGCAAGCTTTCCGTAACTCGACCAAGGACTGGGTCGAGGCAACCTATGTCTATCCGCTGGCGAGTGACGGCGCCGTCGACACGCTGAAGATGGTGGTCGGCGACCGCATCATCGTCGGCGACATCAAGGAGCGTCAGAAGGCCCGCGTGATCTACGAGCAGGCGCGCCGCGCCGGGCAGAAGGCCGCGCTCACCGAGCAGGAACGGCCCAATATCTTCACCAATTCGGTTGCCAATATCGGACCCGGGGAGACCGTGCTGGTGCAGATCGAATATCAGGAGCCGGTGCATCAATCCGGCAACGAATATTCGCTGCGCCTGCCGCTTGTCGTCGGGCCGCGCTACAATCCGGCCCCGCTCGTGCAGAGCGCCGATTTCCGCAAGGACGGCACCGGCTGGGGCGCGACCACATCAGACCCGGTGCCGGACCGTGACCGCATCTCGCCGCCCGTTCTCGATCCCGCCAGGAATGCGCCGGTCAATCCGACCAGCATCACCGTGCACCTGAACGCCGGTTTCGCACTCGGCGAGGTCAAGAGCCAGCACCACAAGGTCAAGATCGAGAGCCCGGATAACGCAACGCGCGTGATCACGCTCGCCGAGGGCGCGGTGCCCGCCGACCGCGACTTCGAACTGACCTGGAAGCCGGCCGCCCAACAGGCGCCGTCGGTCGGCCTGTTCCGTGAGCATGTCGGCAATGCCGACTACCTGCTCGCCTTCGTCACGCCGCCGGCCGCCGAGCAAGCCACGCAGAAGCCGTTGCCGCGCGAAGTCGTGTTCGTGATCGACAATTCCGGTTCGATGGGCGGCACCTCGATCGAGCAGGCCAAGGCAAGCCTGCTCTATGCGCTCGGCCGCCTCAAGCCGAACGACCGCTTCAACGTGATCCGTTTCGACGACACCATGGACGTGTTGTTTCCGACCTCCGTTCCCGCAGATAACGCGCATCTCGGCGAAGCGACCTCGTTCGTCAGCGCATTGCAGGCTCGCGGCGGCACCGAGATGGTGCCGGCGATGCGTGCGGCGCTGACCGACAAGCTCGGCGACACCAACATGGTCCGGCAGATCGTGTTCCTGACCGACGGGGCGATCGGCAACGAGCAGCAATTGTTCGAGACCATCACCGCGATGCGCGGCCGCTCGCGCATCTTCATGGTCGGCATCGGCTCCGCGCCCAACACCTATCTGATGACGCGCGCCGCCGAGCTCGGCCGCGGTGCCTTCACCCATATCGGCTCCGTCGAGCAGGTCGAGGAGCGCATGCGCGGCCTGTTCGCCAAGCTCGAGAATCCTGCCGTGACCGGCCTCACCGCAAGGTTCTCCGAGGCAAAGGCCGACGTCACGCCCACGATCATTCCCGATGTCTATCGCGACGAGCCGCTGGTGCTGGCGGCGAAGCTGGACAAGCTCGCGGGCTCATTGGAGATCAAGGGTCGTGTCGGCGACCGCCCGTGGTCGGTGACGCTGCCGCTGCAGAACGCCGCTCAGGGCAAGGGCCTGTCCAAGCTCTGGGCGAGGCGCAAGATCGGCGACGCCGAGGTGGCGCGGACGCTCCGCGAGATGACGCCGGAGGATACCGACAAGACCATCCTTGCGCTGGCGCTCGACCATCAGATCGTCACGCGGCTGACCAGTCTCGTCGCGGTCGACAAGACCCCCAGCCGTCCCGAAGGCGCGCCGCTCAAGCTCAGCGAGCTGCCGATCAATCTGCCGGCCGGCTGGGATTTCGAAAAAGTGTTCGGCGAACGGCCGCAGCTGACGCCGACCCAACTGCGCGAACGCCGCGCCGATGCGGGCCAGCCCGCGGCAAGGCGGTCGGCTCCCGTCACACCAGACGCGATCCGCCTGCCCAAGACCGGGACCTCGGCCGAGCTCAAGATGATCGCAGGACTGGTCATGATTGCACTCGCCCTGATCCTGTTCGTGTTCAACCGGCGTCGGACCTTGCTCACTGGCGCCGCTTGA
- a CDS encoding class GN sortase, whose protein sequence is MSRFISPLVVALFGMILFGDGAYIHAKAWLAQVLLERAFERSVATGETVKPWSWADTWPVARIEVKRIGASAIVLEGTSGQALAFGPGHVERTAAPGERGVAVYAAHRDTHFRFLRNVSVGDVIEITRRDGKHFLYRADSSAVVRFDATGIDPATRDFELVLSTCWPFDAVTSGPERYILHGVLIGENQ, encoded by the coding sequence ATGTCCCGCTTCATTTCGCCTCTGGTCGTCGCGCTCTTTGGAATGATCCTGTTCGGCGACGGCGCCTATATCCACGCCAAAGCCTGGCTCGCGCAGGTACTGCTGGAGCGCGCGTTCGAGCGGAGCGTGGCGACCGGCGAGACGGTCAAGCCGTGGTCATGGGCCGACACCTGGCCGGTCGCCCGGATCGAGGTGAAGCGGATCGGCGCAAGCGCTATCGTGCTGGAGGGCACGAGCGGTCAGGCGCTTGCTTTCGGACCCGGCCATGTCGAGCGGACGGCCGCTCCAGGCGAACGGGGCGTTGCCGTATATGCCGCACATCGCGACACGCATTTCCGCTTCCTGCGGAATGTTTCGGTCGGTGACGTCATCGAGATCACGCGCCGCGACGGCAAACATTTCCTCTATCGCGCGGATTCCTCGGCTGTGGTCCGTTTCGATGCAACCGGCATCGATCCCGCGACACGGGATTTTGAACTAGTGCTCTCGACCTGTTGGCCGTTCGATGCCGTCACATCAGGGCCCGAGCGCTACATCCTGCATGGCGTTCTGATTGGAGAGAATCAATAA